CGGCCCCGGCCTTGAGCGCGGCCGGGCTCCAGCCGTCGAAGGGCACATGGCGCAGCACGGTTCGCAGCAGCGCCACATAGACATCGCGATTGGCGTCAGCGGGTTTCATGGCTTAATCCTCGCCCGGTGTGCCGGTGGCCTGGATCGGCGGCGCGCCATGCTTCATCTCCTCGACGAAGGAGAGCAGCGACAGGTCGGTCATGCGCTGCGGATAGAGCGTGCCGTCGAGATGGTCGCATTCATGCTGCACCACGCGGGCATGGAAGTCGCGCGCCTCGCGCTCGATCGTCTCGCCCGAGAGCCCGAGCCCGCGATAGCGGATATGGCGCCAGCGCGGCACGGCGCCGGTGAGGCCCGGTACCGAGAGGCAGCCCTCCCAGCCCAGCGCCTTCTCCTCATCGAGCGGCTCGATGACCGGATTGATCAGGCAGGTCATCGGCACGGGCCCGCCCTCGCCCGCGCGGTGGGGCGGCACTTCGAAGATGACGACGCGCAAGGGGACATGGACCTGGGGCGCCGCGAGCCCGACGCCGCCGGCATCGGCCAGCGTCTCCAGCATGTCGGCGACGAGCCGGCTGATCTCGGGAGCGGTCGGATCCGCCACCGGATCGGCCGGGCGGCGCAGGACGGGATGCCCCATGCGGGCGATCTTGAGAATGGCCATGGCCCTAATATGGGGGATCGAGTGGGATCGCGGAAGATCAGCGACTTTTCACCTCCCCCCTTGAGGGGGAGGCTGGGGTGAGGGGTGGATGCAGGGCTCGGTCAGCAACGGCTGGAGTTGATGTCGGCTGCGTGACGACTTCACGACACTGGCCGTTTGGCGCTCATTGCGTCCTACGATCACCCCCCACCCTAACCTCCCCCTCAAGGGGGAGGGGATGGATTCACACTCCAAGTGCAACACTTGGCTGCAGAAGATTTCAGCGGGGCTGTGCCAGTCAAGGCATTTGCGCGGGGTGTTGTTGTAGGCGCGGACCAGATTTGAGAGTTGGCGTGTGGTGAGGGTGTCGAGGTTGGTTTTTCTGGGGATGTTGCGGCGCAATCGCCCGATGGCGTTTTCGACGCCCCCTTTCTGCCAGGGAGCATAGGGGTCGCAGAAGAAGGTCTGGATATCGAGGCGGTGGAGCTCGTAGTGACGGGCGAACTCGGTGCCATTGTCGAAGGTGATGGTCTGGCGCAGGGATTGGGGCAGAGGCCCGAGCAAGCTGGCGATAGCGTCGGCGATCGGCTCGGCATGCTTGCCGTTGGACCGGCCGACGATGAGCAGGCGGGAGGATCGCTCATGCAAGGCGAGGAGGGCCTGGCCGTAGCGGGTGAACATCATGAGATCGGCTTCCCAGTTGCCGGCGACCGAACGGTCCCCGACGGCGGCGGGTCTTTCTGCAATGGAAACACGATCTTGGATGTGCAGGGCCGAGCTGCCGCCCTTGCGGCCGCGGCGGCCGCGTTTGCTCTTGGCGCGGGGCAGGTAATGGCGCCAGCGATAGTCCTTGTGGCGGGTGATCTGGGCCTGGATGAAGCGGTAGATGCTCTCCGGGCTGATGACGTGCCGGCCCTGCTGGCGTTCGAGCCAGCCGCAGACCTGCTCGGGCGACCAGCCTTTCTTCAGGCCGTCGAGGACTTGCCGGCGCAACTTGGCGTCACGTTCCAGACGCGAGCCTCGCCAGCGCCGGGCCCGGGTCTGCTGCTGGGCGTAGACGGCCCGATAGCCGATCTGACGGCCGGTGTTTCGCTTCAGCTCCCGAGAAATCGTCGATGCTGGGCGATCCAGAGCTGCAGCGATCTGGCGGATCGAGTGGTCTTTGGCCTGAAGGCTGGCAAGGATGGCGCGCTCTTCGGCCGAGAGCTGAGTGTATTTTGTTCCCATGGCAACACCCTAATCTGGTGTTGCACTTCGTTTGAAAATTCAGCGGGGTCTGAGTTTCGAGATTTTCGGACGTGGGCGCTCGAACTGGCATCCGCAAGAACCGGATGTTTTTCGGCAGACGCCTTGCCTAGGGTCTAAGTGCTTCCTGTCGCCACAGCAGCCGAGAGCTCGTGCCATGCTCCGCCTCTACGACTACCTTCCCTCGCAGAATGGCTGGAAAGTGCGCCAGCTCCTGGCCCATCTCGATCTCCCCTATGAGCACCGGATGGTCGAGATCTTCCAGGGCGCGCAGCACAAGCCCGAGTTCCAGGCGCTCAATCCCGGCGGGACCGTGCCGGTGCTGGAGGTCGAGCCCGGCCGCGCCATCGCCGAATCGAACGCCATCCTCTGCTATCTGGCGGAGGGCACGACCTATCTGCCGGAGGGCCGCTTCGACCGGGCCAAGGTGATGCAGTGGCTGTTCTTCGAGCAGAACTATGTCGAGCCGGTGATCGGCAGCCTGCGCTACTGGACCCTGACCGGGAAGCTCGAGCGCAACGCGGCGGGCGTGCCCGCCCGGCGCCAGCGCGGGATCCGCTCGCTCGAGGCCCTCGATCGCCATCTGGCGAGCCGCGACTTCCTCGCCGGCCGCTATTCGATCGCCGATATCGCCGTCTATGCCTATGGCGCCTGGGCCGAGGAAGGCGGGTTCGATCTGGGGCCCTTTGCCGCCTTCCGGGCCTGGAAGGCGCGAGTCGCCGGGCTCCCGGGCCATCTGGCGACCCGCTATGATTATTCAATCGACCCCGACGCCAGCCGCGACCTCTAGGGGCAGCGCGGCGGCCCGACCGCAACCTGTTGTTATTCAATCGATTCCAGGCGGGTCGGGCGCGGCGGCGGACTGTGCCAAAACGCGCTAAGGCCTTGCGCGATAAGGGTTCACACCCACCGGAAACTCTGTTATACACCCGCCCCTCAGCTGGTTCGCATCCGACCCGGCCCGTTATTTTTTGTCCCCGTTTGGAGAGCAGAGGCGTCCTTGCAAGTTCTCGTTCGTGACAACAACGTCGATCAGGCCCTGCGCGCGCTCAAGAAGAAGATGCAGCGCGAGGGTATCTTCCGCGAGATGAAGATGCGCCGTAACTACGAGAAGCCCTCCGAGCGCCGCGCGCGCGAGAAGGCGGAAGCGGTCCGCCGCCACCGCAAGCTGCTGCGCAAGCGCATGGAGCGCGAAGGCTACTAAGCCGACGCCCCGCTTCGGCGGATCCAGAGATACGAAACGGCGCTGCCCCCAGGGGCGGCGCCGTTTTTGATTCTGGGCTTAGCCTCGAATGGCGCGGACTTTTCGTTGCCCGCGAAGCTTCTCAATCGTCATCCCCGCGAAAGCGGGGACCCATCTTGATCCAGGTCACCAGGCTTAGAGTTGGGTCCCCGCTTTCGCGGGGATGACGGTAAGAGCGATGGCGACCACGGGCTCGGAACAATCGCGACCGCGCCGAGAATTACCCCAGCGCCTTCACGATCCCCTCGGTCACCTTCTTCGCGTCGCCGAACAGCATCATGGTGTTGTCGCGGAAGAAGAGCTCGTTCTCGACGCCGGCATAGCCCGAGGCCATCGAGCGCTTGATGAAGAGCACGGTCTTGGCCTGCTCGACCTCGAGGATCGGCATGCCGTAGATCGGGCTCTTGGGATCGTTCTTGGCGGCGGGATTGGTGACGTCGTTGGCGCCGATCACGAAGGCGACGTCGGTCGAGGAGAATTCGCGGTTGATGTCCTCGAGCTCGAACACCTCGTCATAGGGCACGTTGGCTTCGGCCAGCAGCACGTTCATATGGCCCGGCATGCGGCCCGCCACCGGATGGATGGCGTAGGAGATCTTGACGCCTTCCTTCTTCAGGATGTCGGCCATCTCGCGCAAGGCATGCTGCGCCTGCGCGACCGCCATGCCGTAGCCCGGCACGATGATCACCGAGCCCGCATTCTTCAGGATGAAGGCCGCGTCCTCGGGCGAGCCCGATTTGACCGGCCGGTCGGCGGCCTTGGGCCCGCCCGCCGCGGCGGCCCCGGAATCGGTGCCGAACCCGCCCAGGATCACGTTGAAGATCGAGCGGTTCATCCCCTTGCACATGATGTAGCTGAGGATGGCGCCCGACGAGCCGACGAGGGCGCCGGTCACGATCAGGAGGCTGTTGCCGAGCGTGAAGCCGATGCCGCAGGCGGCCCAGCCCGAATAGGAGTTGAGCATCGACACCACCACCGGCATGTCGGCGCCGCCGATGGGCAGGATCAGCAGGAAGCCCACCAGCAGCGACAGTGCGATCAGCACCCAGAAGACGATCGGGTCCTGGGTGATCACCAGCGCCACGATCAGGGCGACGATGGCGATGCCGATGGCGGCGTTGAGGATATGCTGGCCCTTGAAGACCAGGGGCGCGCCCGAGAGCAGCGCCTGCAGCTTGGCGAAGGCGACGATCGAGCCGGTGAAGGTGATGGCACCGATGGCGACCCCCAGCCCCATCTCGACCAGGCTCTGGCCCTTGATGGCGCCGATGGTGCCGATGCCGAACTCGTCCGGCGAGAAGAAGGCCGCGACCGCGACGCAGACCGCGGCCAGGCCGACCAGGCTGTGGAAGGCCGCCACCAGCTGCGGCAGGGCCGTCATCTGGATGCGCAGCGCGATCACGGTGCCGATGGCGCCGCCGACCAGGATCGCCGCGGCGATGATCGGATAGGAAACCACCTCGGGCGAGGCCAGCGTGGTGGCGATGGCGATGGCCATGCCCGCCATGCCGAAGAAATTGCCGCCGCGGGAGGTCACGGGGCTCGACAGGCCGCGCAGCGCCATGATGAAGCAGATGGCAGCGGCGAGATAGGCGTAGGCCGAAAGTTCTTCCGTCACAATATCGCTCCCGCGCCTGAGGCCTATTTCTTCGGCTCTTTTTTCTTGAACATGGACAACATCCGGTTGGTCACGATGAACCCGCCGAAGATGTTGACCGAGGCCAGCGCCACCGCGATGAAGCCCATCACCTGCGAGAGATTGAAATGCGCAGGACCGGCCGCGATCAGCGCGCCGACGATGATGACGCTCGAGATCGCGTTGGTGACGGCCATGAGCGGCGAATGCAGCGCCGGCGTCACCCGCCAGACCACGTAATAGCCGACGAAACAGGCCAGCACGAAGACAGTGAAGAGTTGGACGAAGGGCGCGTGAGCGTGAGTCGCGAGCGTGTCTTCCATGTCGGTCTCCCTCAGCCCGCCAATGCCGGATGCACGACCTTGCCGTCGCGGGTCAGGCCGGTGCCTTTGATGATCTCGTCGTCCCAGTTGATTTTCAGGCCCTTGGTCTCCTTGTCGATCATGAGGGAGACGAAGGCCAGGAGGTTGCGGGCATAGAGCGAGCTGGCGTCGGCCGCGAGGCGCGAGGGCAGGTTGAGATGCCCGACGATCGTGACGCCATGCTTGACCACGACCTTGCCGGGCTCGGCGATCGGGCAATTGCCGCCCTGCTCGACCGCAAGATCGACGATGACGGAGCCGGGCTTCATGGTCTTGACCATCTCCTCGCTCACCAGCACCGGCGCCTTGCGGCCGGGGATGAGCGCCGTCGTGATGACGATGTCCTGCTTCTTGATGGTCTCGGCCGTCAGCGCCGCCTGTTTCTGCTTGTAGGCGTCGCTCATTTCCTTGGCATAGCCGCCGGCGGTCTCGGCCTGCTTGAACTCCTCGTCCATCACCGCGACGAAGGTGGCGCCGAGACTCTCGACCTGCTCCTTGGCGGCGGGACGCACGTCGGTCGCCGAGACGATGGCGCCGAGGCGCCGCGCGGTCGCGATCGCCTGCAGCCCCGCCACGCCGGCGCCCATCACCAGCACGCGCGCCGGCGCGATGGTGCCGGCTGCCGTCATCATCATCGGAAAGGCCCGCCCGAACTCGGCCGCCGCGTCGACCACGGCCTTGTAGCCGGCGAGGTTCGACTGCGAGGAGAGCACGTCCATCACCTGCGCGCGGGTGATGCGCGGCATCATCTCCATGGCAAAGGCAACGACACCCTTGGCCGCATATTGCTGCACCTGGTCCTTGGCGCCGTGGGGGCTCAGGATCCCCACCAGCACCGCGCCGGATTTCATCAGCGCCAGCTCGTCGGGGCCGCCCTCGGCCGCCGTCAGCGGTCGCTGCACCTTCAGCACCAGATCGGCATCCTTGAGCGCCGAAGCCTCGTCGGGCGCGATCTCCGCGCCCGCAGCCTTGTAGGCCTCGTCGGAGATGTTGGCGCCGCCGCCGGCACCGGTCTCGATCACGACGCTGGCGCCGAGGCCGACATATTTCTTCACGGTGTCGGGCGACACCGCCACGCGCGCCTCGTGAGGGCGCCGTTCCCTGGCTACGCCAATCTTCATGAAACCCCGTCCCGCTCGCTGCCCCGCCGAAATCCGGAGCCCCCTGCATTGGCCGACAACAATGCCCAAGGCGGGCCCGATTCACAAGCGGCCCGGACCGGCGCGGGCGGGAAATTGGCCTGATTCTGGTGCGGGTTACTCGGTCGCCTGAAGGCCGGCCGCCTGGAGCGCCTTGGCCTGCCGCTTGCCCAGTGTCTTCACGTCGAAATCCTCGATCAAGCCATGGAACAGCCGGTGCCAGTTCACCTCGGCCTTGAGATGGAGGAAGACCGAGCCCAGCCCGACGGCGGCGCGGTCCATCAGCAGGAATTCGCGCGGCGGCTTCACGGGCCCCAGCCGGCGCAGCTCGGCATGGACCTCCTGCGCCACCTCGCGCCCATAGCTGCCGGCCCCGGTCTCCTGGATCAGCCGGCTGCGATCCTCGAGCAGCGGGCCATAGACGAAGGCGGCCCAGCGATTGAGCACGTCGATGATCTCGGGTGTCAGCCCCTCGAAGCCCCAATTCTCATAGGCCGAGACCGCGAGCTTGCGGTTGCCGGTCTCGAGCGCGCGGTAGAGATCGATGACGCCGGCCACGAATTTCGGCGGAAAGATCCGGATGCAGCCGAAATCGAGCAGATTGACGCTGCCATCGTCGCGGACCGTGTAGTTGCCGAGATGCGGATCGCCATGGATCACGCCGAATCCGTAGAAGGGCGCATACCAGGCCTGGAACATGGCGAGCGCCACCTTGTTGCGCAAAGCGATGTCCGGCTTGTCGGCGAGGAAGGTCTTGAGCGGCCGGCCCTCGAGCCAACCCATGGTCAACAACCGGTCGGTCGAGAGCGCGGGCACCGGCACCGGCACATGGACTTGCTTCTCGCCGCCCAGCATCGCGCCATAGAGCAGCATATGCTTGGCCTCGCGGCGGTAATCGAGCTCCTCGCGCAGCCGCGCCGCGATCTCGGCATGGATGTTGGCGGAGTCGATGGAGCGATCGTAACGGCCATAGAGCGCGAGGATCAGCTTGAGCTGGCCGATATCGGCTTCGACGGCGCTCGGCATGTCGGGATATTGCAGCTTGCAGGCCAGCAGCCGCCCCTCCTTCGAGACCGCGCGATGCACCTGGCCCAACGAGGCGGCCGCGGCCGCTTCCGGCTCGAAGCTCTTGAAGCGCGCCTGCCAGTCGGGCCCGAGCTCCGCCGCCATGCGGCGCTTGACGAAATTCCACCCCATCGAGGGCGCGTTCGACTGCAGCCCGGCAAGCTCGGCCGCATATTCCTCGGGCAGCGCATCGGGAATGGTCGAGAGCAACTGCGCCACCTTCATGAGGGGGCCTTTCAGCCCGCCCAACGCGATCTTGAGATCGGAGGCATGGCGCGCGCTGTCGAGCGGCAGGCCCAGGAACCGCTTGCCCGCGAGCCGTGCCGCGGCCCCTCCGACCGCCGTGCCGACCTGGGCATAGCGGCGCACGCGTCCGGTCAGGCGGTTGCGTTCGGCGCTCTTGGTTTTGGTTTTGCGCTCGGTCATGGTTCTTTAGTAAACTTCCCGCAAAAATTGAACGCCTGACGGAATTTTCTCATGGCGGAAGAGGGCCTAGCGTATACATCCACTTTCAAACAGGCGCCCCAAATGTCGCTGAGCGCAAGCGTCCCTCCATCACCTCGATTCAACAAGACTGACATTGTCTGGATACTGGGTACTGTTGCCGCTGCCGTTCTCATTGGACTTGCAGCACGGTTTTCGACTGTTGCCGCGCTCGTGATGACCGGGGCGCCTTGGGCGAGCCCAGATGCCAATCCTGTGAATCTCTATCTTCTGTCGAATTTAGCATTCGCTCTTGCCTTTTCGTTGATCTCGATACTTGGAGCGTTGTGTCTCATTCGTCGTCGGAGTCTTTCACGGCATGATATTGGGCTTCGAGCTTCACAGCCAATTTGGTATGCCGTCGGCGGTGTCGCGTTTCTTGTTCTCTCTGTGACGAACAGTGCCGCTGGTTACTGGTTAAACGAGCATGTGCCTACCGCGAGGCGATTTCTTGGTTTACTTGCGTTACCCTATTCCTGCTCGCTGATTTGGGCTGCTGTTTTCGGACTCTGCGTTCAACCTATCTGGATATTCGTTCATGAGCTCGTTTGGCGCGGCCTCGCTTATCGATGGCTTCGCGAAAGATCGACGGCGGTCGTCGCGATCATTGTAAGCGCAAGCCTGTCCGCTTGGCCCAGCCTCTTGTACATCGGGCAGAATAGCGCGGTCGCTGCCTACCTCGCGAGCTTCTACTTCTTGATGGGTGCCATCTCCGGAATTCTCCTTCAAATGAGCAAGTCACTCTGGCCGGTAATCTCCGCTGCGATTGTCGCTGGGCTAGCGCTTGCAACCTTGCACCGACTTGCGCTGTAGCTTCAAAGAACCACTCGTTCCTCGATCGAAGAATGACTGATTTGGGGTGGCGAGCGATGCGCTTTCAGCGGGATGAGTGCCTGTGGGTTACGCCTTGTCGCCCACTCCCGCCCGTGACAGCTTGCTCGGCATGACTTCAACCCGAGATCTCCATGACTAGTTGCCCTCCTAGTTCCCTTGTGACCGAGCCTCCTCGTCCCTTCAAGCCACCGGGGTTACGCCGCTATGACATCCTCTGGATCGCCGGCATCTTCATCCTGAGCCAGCTTGCGACCGGCGTGGTCGTGATCCTGGTGATGAAGGGCAACGGCCTGCTCTCGACCTTCCGGGACGCGCTGGCGCTTCCGGAAATGGAGGCCACCCAGCTCGCCCTGGTCGCGGCCGTCGTCGCGGCCGGCGTCATTCTCGCCGCGGCCGGCTATGGGCTGGCGCGGGGGCGCGGGCTCGAGGCGGGCCGCTTCGGCCTGGGCCGCGTGCGCTGGCCCTGGCTGCTGGCGGCCGTGATCCTGTTCGCGGCCTTCAACTGGGCCGACGGCATCGTCTCCAACTGGCTCGATCCCACCGGCCAGTTGCAGCAGGACATGGCCGAGGGCTTCTTCCCGATGCACCAGTCGCTGGCCTGGGCGATCGCGGTCGCGCTCGCCGTCGGGCCGATCACGGCACTCGGCGAGGAGATCCTGTTCCGCGGGCTGCTCTATCGCTGGTTCCGCGAGCGCCTCGGCATCGTGCTCGCGGCCCTCCTCAGCGCCGCGATCTTCGCCGCGGTCCATTTCTATTTCATCGAGGTGCCGGGCCTCTCGGGCCAGGTGATGACCGTCGAGATCCTGGTCTTCGGCCTGATCGCGGCCGGCCTCTATCAGGGCAGCGGCTCGCTCTGGCCGCCGATCCTGTTCCACGCCCTCAGCAACGGAACGGTCGTGTTCCTGGCCTACGCGCCGCCGACGGGTTGAGCCGCCGGCTCACGCCTTCTCCAGCTCGTCGATGAAGCCGGCGATGACGCCGAGGCCCTTGCTCCAGAAGGCAGGGTCGGCTGCGTCGAGCCCGAAGGGCGCCAGCAGCTCGCGATGGCGCTTGGTGCCGCCGGCCGCCAGCAGCTCCAGATATTTCTTCGGGAACCCCTCGGGCCGCTCGCGATAGACCGCATAGAGCGAGTTCACCAGGCAGTCGCCGAAGGCGTAGGCATAGACATAGAACGGCGAATGGATGAAATGCGGGATATAGGCCCAATAGACGCTGTAGTCTGAATCGGGCCCGAGCTTGATCCCCGGCCCCAGCGCCTCGATCTGGGTGTCGAGCCAGATCCTGCCGATCTCGTCGGCCGTGAGCTCGCCCTGGCGGCGCGTGTCATGCAGCCGGCGCTCATATTCATGCATCGCGATCTGGCGCACGACGGTGTTGAGCATGTCCTCGACCTTGGAGGCGAGGAGGATGCGCCGGCGCTCCGGATCGGTCTCGCGCGTCAGCAGCGACTGGAAGGTCAGCATCTCGCCGAACACCGAGGCGGTCTCGGCGAGGGTCAAGGGCGTGTCGGACAGCAGCAGCCCTTGCGGTCCCGCCAGCACCTGATGCACGCCATGGCCCAGCTCATGGGCGAGCGTCATCACATCGCGGGTGCGGCCGCGATAGCTCATCAGCAGATAGGGATGGGCTGAGGGCACCGTCGGATGGGCGAAGGCGCCCGGCGACTTGCCGGGCCGCGGGCTGGCATCGATCCAGGGCCGGTCGAAGAAGCGCCGGCCGAGCGCGCCCAGCTCGGGCGAAAAGGCGCTGTAGGCGTCGAGCACCAGCTTCTCGGCATCGCCCCAGCTGACGCTGCGGTCCTTGTCCTGCGGCAGCGGCGCGTTGCG
The nucleotide sequence above comes from Hypericibacter terrae. Encoded proteins:
- the def gene encoding peptide deformylase, which gives rise to MAILKIARMGHPVLRRPADPVADPTAPEISRLVADMLETLADAGGVGLAAPQVHVPLRVVIFEVPPHRAGEGGPVPMTCLINPVIEPLDEEKALGWEGCLSVPGLTGAVPRWRHIRYRGLGLSGETIEREARDFHARVVQHECDHLDGTLYPQRMTDLSLLSFVEEMKHGAPPIQATGTPGED
- a CDS encoding glutathione S-transferase family protein, with the protein product MLRLYDYLPSQNGWKVRQLLAHLDLPYEHRMVEIFQGAQHKPEFQALNPGGTVPVLEVEPGRAIAESNAILCYLAEGTTYLPEGRFDRAKVMQWLFFEQNYVEPVIGSLRYWTLTGKLERNAAGVPARRQRGIRSLEALDRHLASRDFLAGRYSIADIAVYAYGAWAEEGGFDLGPFAAFRAWKARVAGLPGHLATRYDYSIDPDASRDL
- the rpsU gene encoding 30S ribosomal protein S21, translating into MQVLVRDNNVDQALRALKKKMQREGIFREMKMRRNYEKPSERRAREKAEAVRRHRKLLRKRMEREGY
- a CDS encoding NAD(P)(+) transhydrogenase (Re/Si-specific) subunit beta, which gives rise to MALRGLSSPVTSRGGNFFGMAGMAIAIATTLASPEVVSYPIIAAAILVGGAIGTVIALRIQMTALPQLVAAFHSLVGLAAVCVAVAAFFSPDEFGIGTIGAIKGQSLVEMGLGVAIGAITFTGSIVAFAKLQALLSGAPLVFKGQHILNAAIGIAIVALIVALVITQDPIVFWVLIALSLLVGFLLILPIGGADMPVVVSMLNSYSGWAACGIGFTLGNSLLIVTGALVGSSGAILSYIMCKGMNRSIFNVILGGFGTDSGAAAAGGPKAADRPVKSGSPEDAAFILKNAGSVIIVPGYGMAVAQAQHALREMADILKKEGVKISYAIHPVAGRMPGHMNVLLAEANVPYDEVFELEDINREFSSTDVAFVIGANDVTNPAAKNDPKSPIYGMPILEVEQAKTVLFIKRSMASGYAGVENELFFRDNTMMLFGDAKKVTEGIVKALG
- a CDS encoding Re/Si-specific NAD(P)(+) transhydrogenase subunit alpha; protein product: MKIGVARERRPHEARVAVSPDTVKKYVGLGASVVIETGAGGGANISDEAYKAAGAEIAPDEASALKDADLVLKVQRPLTAAEGGPDELALMKSGAVLVGILSPHGAKDQVQQYAAKGVVAFAMEMMPRITRAQVMDVLSSQSNLAGYKAVVDAAAEFGRAFPMMMTAAGTIAPARVLVMGAGVAGLQAIATARRLGAIVSATDVRPAAKEQVESLGATFVAVMDEEFKQAETAGGYAKEMSDAYKQKQAALTAETIKKQDIVITTALIPGRKAPVLVSEEMVKTMKPGSVIVDLAVEQGGNCPIAEPGKVVVKHGVTIVGHLNLPSRLAADASSLYARNLLAFVSLMIDKETKGLKINWDDEIIKGTGLTRDGKVVHPALAG
- a CDS encoding ABC1 kinase family protein codes for the protein MTERKTKTKSAERNRLTGRVRRYAQVGTAVGGAAARLAGKRFLGLPLDSARHASDLKIALGGLKGPLMKVAQLLSTIPDALPEEYAAELAGLQSNAPSMGWNFVKRRMAAELGPDWQARFKSFEPEAAAAASLGQVHRAVSKEGRLLACKLQYPDMPSAVEADIGQLKLILALYGRYDRSIDSANIHAEIAARLREELDYRREAKHMLLYGAMLGGEKQVHVPVPVPALSTDRLLTMGWLEGRPLKTFLADKPDIALRNKVALAMFQAWYAPFYGFGVIHGDPHLGNYTVRDDGSVNLLDFGCIRIFPPKFVAGVIDLYRALETGNRKLAVSAYENWGFEGLTPEIIDVLNRWAAFVYGPLLEDRSRLIQETGAGSYGREVAQEVHAELRRLGPVKPPREFLLMDRAAVGLGSVFLHLKAEVNWHRLFHGLIEDFDVKTLGKRQAKALQAAGLQATE
- a CDS encoding CPBP family intramembrane glutamic endopeptidase, yielding MAEEGLAYTSTFKQAPQMSLSASVPPSPRFNKTDIVWILGTVAAAVLIGLAARFSTVAALVMTGAPWASPDANPVNLYLLSNLAFALAFSLISILGALCLIRRRSLSRHDIGLRASQPIWYAVGGVAFLVLSVTNSAAGYWLNEHVPTARRFLGLLALPYSCSLIWAAVFGLCVQPIWIFVHELVWRGLAYRWLRERSTAVVAIIVSASLSAWPSLLYIGQNSAVAAYLASFYFLMGAISGILLQMSKSLWPVISAAIVAGLALATLHRLAL
- a CDS encoding CPBP family intramembrane glutamic endopeptidase, yielding MTEPPRPFKPPGLRRYDILWIAGIFILSQLATGVVVILVMKGNGLLSTFRDALALPEMEATQLALVAAVVAAGVILAAAGYGLARGRGLEAGRFGLGRVRWPWLLAAVILFAAFNWADGIVSNWLDPTGQLQQDMAEGFFPMHQSLAWAIAVALAVGPITALGEEILFRGLLYRWFRERLGIVLAALLSAAIFAAVHFYFIEVPGLSGQVMTVEILVFGLIAAGLYQGSGSLWPPILFHALSNGTVVFLAYAPPTG